The following coding sequences are from one Gossypium raimondii isolate GPD5lz chromosome 4, ASM2569854v1, whole genome shotgun sequence window:
- the LOC105780036 gene encoding succinate dehydrogenase [ubiquinone] iron-sulfur subunit 2, mitochondrial — translation MATSLIRRAMNMASRVSSPTVAPASRMVVVRPYASETEAQKVEPKAAASPNMKTFQIYRWNPDNPTKPQLQDYRIDLKECGPMVLDALIKIKNEIDPSLTFRRSCREGICGSCAMNINGCNGLACLTKIESGSSETTITPLPHMFVIKDLVVDMTNFYNQYKSIEPWLKRKNPPPTAGKEIPQSKKDRAKLDGMYECILCACCSTSCPSYWWNPESYLGPAALLHANRWISDSRDEYTKERLEAINDEFKLYRCHTILNCARACPKGLNPGKQIAHIKHLELTA, via the exons ATGAATATGGCATCACGAGTGTCATCACCAACGGTGGCTCCGGCGTCGAGGATGGTGGTGGTTAGGCCGTACGCTAGCGAAACAGAAGCTCAAAAGGTGGAACCAAAAGCCGCCGCCTCCCCCAACATGAAGACCTTCCAAATCTACCGATGGAATCCAGATAATCCTACCAAACCCCAGCTCCAAGACTACAGAATCGACTTAAAAGAATGCGGGCCTATGGTCCTTGACGCCCTCATCAAGATCAAGAACGAGATCGACCCGTCGCTCACCTTCCGCCGCTCCTGCCGTGAAGGAATCTGCGGCTCTTGTGCAATGAACATCAACGGCTGTAACGGCTTAGCTTGTCTGACCAAGATCGAATCAGGATCGTCGGAGACCACCATAACGCCTTTGCCGCATATGTTCGTGATAAAAGATCTGGTGGTGGATATGACCAACTTTTATAATCAGTATAAGAGTATTGAACCGTGGTTGAAGAGGAAAAACCCGCCGCCGACGGCGGGAAAAGAGATTCCGCAGAGTAAAAAGGATAGAGCTAAGCTAGATGGGATGTATGAGTGTATTTTGTGTGCTTGTTGTAGCACTAGCTGTCCCAGCTATTGGTGGAATCCCGAGTCTTATCTAGGTCCTGCTGCTTTGCTCCATGCAAACAG ATGGATAAGCGACAGCCGTGATGAATACACAAAGGAGAGATTGGAGGCCATAAATGATGAGTTTAAGCTGTATCGTTGCCATACAATATTGAACTGTGCTCGTGCTTGTCCAAAGGGGCTGAACCCGGGAAAGCAGATCGCACACATCAAGCATCTTGAGCTTACTGCTTGA